One window of Deltaproteobacteria bacterium genomic DNA carries:
- a CDS encoding OmpH family outer membrane protein yields the protein MKAHMHIPIIILSLIFGTVFLADIAKAADSTKIAIIDLQQCLNESMEGKRAKKVLEAKNAKLKLRLDAAQGELDKLQSEIEKQGMVLSAEVLQEKERDLRKKQRELKDMVRDFNDEMKEEENTMKLEIFKDLDAVLQKVAKDGGWDIILEKRTVLYSVPGNDITGKVIEAYDAQTAKKGQ from the coding sequence ATGAAAGCACACATGCACATCCCGATCATTATCTTATCTTTGATCTTTGGAACCGTCTTCTTGGCCGATATAGCCAAAGCCGCTGATTCGACAAAGATCGCCATAATCGATCTTCAGCAATGCCTGAACGAATCGATGGAAGGCAAGAGGGCTAAGAAGGTATTGGAAGCCAAGAACGCGAAACTCAAACTCCGCTTGGATGCGGCCCAGGGCGAATTGGACAAGCTGCAGAGCGAGATCGAGAAGCAGGGGATGGTGTTGAGCGCCGAGGTACTTCAGGAGAAAGAACGCGACCTTCGCAAGAAGCAGAGGGAGTTGAAGGACATGGTGCGAGACTTTAACGACGAAATGAAGGAAGAAGAGAACACCATGAAGCTGGAGATCTTCAAGGATCTCGATGCAGTCCTGCAAAAGGTGGCGAAAGACGGGGGCTGGGACATCATCCTCGAGAAGAGAACAGTGCTCTACTCCGTTCCGGGTAATGACATAACCGGCAAAGTGATCGAAGCCTATGACGCCCAAACCGCCAAAAAAGGCCAGTGA